GAAGGCGGCGGGTGTTACAAACAATAGTTCAGTAGATCAGTGTTCACGCCAAACGTTTAAGGCTTCGGAGCAGGAAATGAATCGCCTCTACAGTAAAATTTACAATCAAATTGCTTCTCGGCAGGCCCAAGATGCGAAAAATTTTGAACTTTCTCAAAAGTTTTGGTTGAGCTATCGAGATAGTCATTGCAAGCTGGCTGGAGCTTATGTTGGTTCACCG
This portion of the Tolypothrix sp. PCC 7910 genome encodes:
- a CDS encoding lysozyme inhibitor LprI family protein, translating into MLKRMVVAVLLFSGVAQAAPENQVDYQQMYSQCLKAAGVTNNSSVDQCSRQTFKASEQEMNRLYSKIYNQIASRQAQDAKNFELSQKFWLSYRDSHCKLAGAYVGSPMYSYCPMQLNISRIAELREFTQE